In Uranotaenia lowii strain MFRU-FL chromosome 2, ASM2978415v1, whole genome shotgun sequence, one genomic interval encodes:
- the LOC129746557 gene encoding protein transport protein Sec61 subunit beta, whose protein sequence is MPAPASSTSVGSGSRSPTKPSSAPRASGAGGASGLKQRKTTTTATAARNRTTGTGSGGMWRFYTDDSPGIKVGPVPVLVMSLLFIASVFMLHIWGKYTRS, encoded by the exons ATG CCTGCTCCAGCTAGTTCCACGTCGGTCGGAAGCGGAAGCCGTTCCCCGACGAAACCTTCGTCTGCTCCACGGGCCAGCGGCGCTGGAGGTGCCAGTGGCCTGAAGCAGCGAAAAACCACCACCACGGCAACTGCAGCCCGGAATCGCACGACCGGAACCGGCTCCGGAGGAATGTGGCGGTTCTACACCGACGATTCTCCCGGAATCAAAGT tGGTCCAGTTCCAGTTCTGGTGATGTCCCTGCTGTTCATCGCTTCCGTCTTCATGCTGCACATCTGGGGAAAGTACACCCGCTCGTAA